The region gaagaagcagaagaagaagaagaagaagaaagaaagaaatttcgcACATTTTGGTAAatacttgttttatttcattttatttattgattcatttatatatttattttctacAAATACGCAAGTATGAATTAATGCTAGAGCTTTCTCCTGAAACTGAATAGTGTACGCATAGGTTATGCGACTAACGTGTTCATCACAGCCAGTTTCCTGAACGATTATGAAGACTTGAGAACAACACACATAAGCAATTCCCTCTTCCAATCCTTCCCGTTCAGTTTCCTAAACTACCACTTTACCAAACAAGAAACAAGTATGATACACTGTTAGATGTTTACATTCCAATGAAATAATATTAATCACATTAAAACccatgtgtacatgtttatttatttgtttatttacttcacttctttctttactatATCAGTTCATTTGATCACAGTGACTCTTAGTATTCCACGATGGATCatatgagagagggacagagagagagagagagagagagagagagagagagagagagagagagagagattgatagacaggcacacaaacagaccaaaagacggacagacagccgagcagacaggcagacagacagacagacagagatagccatgaagatgtttcacacacacacacacacgcgcgcgcgcaagcaagcaagcaatgcaTCATTTTTCCTTTCCCTCTGATTTCTGACACGCAGCAAAGGCCATATCGTCACCTGGCTTATATCCCCAAATCTGGTGTGCCGTGCAAGCTAGGCCGGATCTGTAGCGGTTGACCCCTGAAAGATGAATAGAAAATTATGAAAACATTGCACGCTTAAAATCAGGTGGGCATGTACTTGATACATGCAAGTTTTGAGCAATATCCATAAATcccgattttgaaaaaaaagaaaaaaaaagaaacaatctgCAGGAAGCGCTTTTTCATAACATCATGATGGATACAAAACACATGTTTACTACTCATCTTGCTACACATAACATTATAGTCCGATTCTTAAACAGTACTGCTTGCAGTGAAACACCGGTTTATTACATACGTACATGTGCATAAATACATGTGAAAAAAAGGGCTGACAGTAATTCCATAGCAATGTAGTCTATGAAGGGGAATGAAATTTCTAGTATAAGCTGAATGATAGTGATGATCATAGCATGGCCGAAACAGAAGAGCTTTCAAGTCTTAGAAATACGGACAGTTAAAGTGACGAATTGATACCCATGAGACGTACAAGACATGACTATCGATGGTTTTTATTTGGGTGCATGATGGCTGAGtggacagtgatttttttttttttttttttttttttatctgagggGCAAGGAGGTCACGTAGGTCACGCACGTTAGATGACCGAACAGAACACATGTCAAGCAGAAAGAGAACACTTCATGAGATCCCTCAAGTGAGCAGGTAAAAAGCATGCACGTTTCAGTCCAATTCCAGGTCTTATCCAGCTTTTTCCTTTAATATGATTACTTGGTCATCACTTCGTGCACCACATTTCCTGTATgattccttcctctccctcccccccccccacccctttcagctTCAGTGTGGAGTGGTAACGTATCCGCCTAGGATGCAAAAGAATCCGAGGGTGGGAGATCGAGTCCCACATTGCCCAGAATCTACATGCACCACTTTTACACTAGACCTTTAGAGGTGGTCTGAACGCTACTCATTCGGTagagacgataagccgagatcCCGTTCACAGCATGCACATTACCTTCACAAGATACTACGGCAACGAGagagttgttcctggaaaaaacgTTGCAGTAAAATCCACTCAAATATACATTATGGATGTGGCGTGTGCctgaagcctgactgactgactcaggaaacgactgatgagagCCTcgaggcagctgtcagttgggaactacccaggtaagcagcctgtaaAAAAGAAGCTTTGAacgtggtctctgaccgaaggtaGGCGTGATATACGTATCCATAATAAAGTATCTTTATCAATGTGTCCATCGTCCTGTCCAAATGCTCATTCGTCTATCCTTTTATCACTTTTtattctatctctccccctctgactggctctatctttctttctctttctttctctttgcctctctccctctttttacctctccttctctctctctttgtcttagctcactccctctctctctttcgctcgcttgTTCGCTCCCTTCGGAGCTCATATGCATGCGGGGAAGAAAAGGTTGATACATACTGACTGGGGATCAGCGGTTTTCATGGGGGTTTCCTTCGTTCCCAGAGGTTTGCTTTCCACTTCTGTTCTTTTTGTAACAGTACACGCCTGGGGAAGACAATGACACGTCAGTCATGGTAAAACGAACACACTGACAAAATATTAACACATCGCTTCAATTATgttagtttttgtgtgtatatatgtgtgaaaaTGTGTATGAAAATCCGTTCAAATTCTAAAACATTTCCGTTATCTTGTATATCTGTTAACCCCGTAATACATGCTTTTTTATACTGTTTAATACGTGTTGTTTAATACCTGCTTCATTTAATAAAGCAGTGTAACCATAAAATGTTCTCTTTGTTATCAGCTGGGATATAAGAATCATGATTTGATTTCGGAATTGGACAATTGTAGCTGCGGGCCTGCTGAATGCCAGCATGGTTTCAGTACTCTCTCATGCACTTTGCTTTTCCTCACTTCGTGCGTTACCAGAAAATACCCTATCATGTCTGTCGTGGACAGTACGGCGGTTCCCGCTGGTTTCATATAGACCTACCCGTTGCCAAGCAATTGAAAATCGATGCTTCCATTTGAATGGTAAATGGGTGCTGGAATTTAAAGTCAGATGTTGGAATCCATTGTCAACTTACCTACAACAATGGCACCTGCCAAGACGAGAAGAAAGGCAGTGACACCGAGACCGATACCAAGTTTTTCGCTCAGTAACAAACCCCTCTCTGAAACATACTGCAACTAAGTGATATGTATCCACAGGTATCCATAtaatttatcagtgtgtgtgtgtgcgcgcgtgtgtgcgcgcgcgcgcgcgtgtgtgtgtttgtgtatatgtgtgtgtgtgtgtgtgtgagtgttcgtgtgtattattgtgcttgtgtgtgtgtgtgtgtgtgtgtgtgtgtgtgtgtgtgtgtgtgtgtgtggtgtatgtgtgtgtgtgtgtgtgtgtgacagacagacagacagacagacaaaaagacggacagaccgacaaatTAATAGAGACACGGACATGGATGTTTTATTCTATACAGGATATGGCACCTCGTGATGGGTGGTGAAAACAGAtatttcatattaaaaaaaaaaaaaaaaaaatatatatatatataatatatatatatatatatatatatatatatatatatatatatatattgtatgtgtgtgtgcgaaaggtATGTGTCAAGGGAAGTTGTTTAAaaaacactctcacagacagacacacacacacacgcgcgcacgcgcgcgccaagTAATTGCAAAGCAAAAAAATGGGGTGGGTTGTCTTGCGACAGGTACTTTGATGACGTCACAGGTGGACCGAAACTGCATGGTGTGGGACATattcagacagacggacggacggacagagagagcgagagagagagagacagagagagagagagaaagagagagagagagagagagagagagagagagagtgtgtgtgtgtgtgtgtgtgtgtgtgtgttactaaagTGATGTTCATAAAAGGCTAATTCATATCACAAGGGTTTGTCTGATGACGTttatatctataatatatatcGATGTACTTACCAAGGTCTACACAGTCAGTATATGTAAATTCATAACCAGTCGACGCACAGTTGCTCGTGATCCTCAGATTATCGCCATCAAATCTTTCTTCGAAGAAGATATTCAGCTTGTATGTGTTGAGGTTCCCAGAGGATGATTCACACCAGCACTCGTTTTGATTCGTTTTATGGTGTTCCTGATTACATTCAGGGTACGGAACTGTGCAGATGTCTTCATCGGCATTCGTCATTCTGAATACCACTTTGGTTACTTCATCAAATAAGCAGTTACCTCCCCCTAATTTGGATGTATCAACTCTTCCAGTCCAGACATGATTGCTGTCGACTTCGATTTTTCCCGTGTCGCATTCCATTTCATAGTCGGCACATAAAcctaaaaaagacaataaaataagtaaacagataaacagaggaatagggagagagagagagagagatacttaaTAAATAtgtgttcgtatgtatgtatgcatgtatgcatgcatctatGTGTGTCGATACGGAGGATCGTAGGTTGGCATGTCGATTTAaaatcaagtcaagattttatttcatgatggtaaattgaataagcaacaattgctattttacatcaagccatcaatgaacaaatacaaaaaaaatattggggagagagagggacgggggagggggggggtcgagagAAATAAACAggcgaaaagcaacaacaataacaaaaaatgcaTACATATAGACAAGAATAATGTGATTATGACAcatctctatttcacacacacacatacacacacatgcgcgtgcgtgcaggcgcgcgcgcgagctcaAACGAACACAAATGCTCGAGCATACGTCCATCCATTCACATATCCTTCATAAAGTACAAAGTCACtgccaacacaatacaaaacatttcacaattgagAAAAGTATTGACTAATAGGTCAATACTTGTATTACTATTAATCACTtccaatgaggtgattcttcggGATTTtcttactctctccatacgaacggcgaaagagacgacgctaacagcgtttcaccccaattaccatcatcaaaatattgcaagcggaaggctcttatactgaagaggtgaatgttgacaaagaataccacaattctgacgacggaagctaaaggttgggtcattcagacacccactggacatccgaggggtctgtgtagaggagaagagaggactggccgtactgagtgagttaaacacgtaTCTATTCATGATAGTTTTTTtagagtgagtggaagattaGTCCATATTTTTTCCACAAGAATACAGAAAGCTGAATTTGAAAAGGTTATTACTTGGTCTAAGTATGCAGTGCGTGTGGTTGTGCCTGTGTTcatttcttttaactcactccatgccaagagtttttgcccttgccaatccccgaaaacccagggtttgtataggatgggggaaaaaattgtaaaaaaaacaacaaataaacacccagacaattgatatttagtatatgtgtgaccaagcgcgctatgcttgctccaacactattcaccgACAAGCCACAGCAGatgacagttttccctcataacccgtgcacagaatgtgtgacgtcactccgcttacatcatttgtccgcctcgccaggccacctgctgacggctcgaccagtgtcgcgtcgcggtacgtcattggctgagagcaaacttgtgtttctgttccaccgtaattaattaataactcttttgtcagatcagtaaactactagtattatatactggcagaatcgtcttaattccatctttaaatctattccatttatgttcgcctacgttaaactgatctaacgcagtttgtaagTTTCAGcggacgagctcgttaaaactgaccctgttcaggtgacttaaattaagatgataaattcatcttaaataaccaacacttcattttatactcattataaagtaggtgttgagctctttcttttgcaacttatccgacgtaaatcggttcaggaatcaatTAGatatctgtcactgaacacctttaaacaaacacaattgtcattggattctccgtgattagtgacgatctgctcgcagctcacgtgacgcactttgcggtccgctaaacttgcataaattggcacagtggatgatgagtggtcattttcatacctggtcagtcatctgaccagagcctgctctccctctctcttgctgtgtcgcgggcagtgtgtcgtgtgtgtctccACAATGGCTGACACCGCGCTatgtatcgctgcactgtcttcttctttttgtcttctcctagttgtcttcttctcttaggtcttctctttttatgtaaataaaacaatagaaaacccatttatgactggcctctatatgttcctggcctgtgcgtgggatcttgtctatccttcaactaatcatatttagttaagtcttttgtgccgtaccctattagaaccactcgggacacggctacatatgtatgcaaggaatgttgttccatatgtgtgcaaaaaatcaaagtatttactcaccatcttgatgctgatcgcggtatccatattttgtgtattttttagcatttttgcacccatcagaaaggtacaccaacatgctccacatcacattctaacactatttgaggaactgaagacctagtgcatgcaatgaagtatgaacaggtggtgaagaaagttgaaattcacgtCATACAAGAAAAAATACTGTCTCTACatatgaaaatcaaagaacaaagaaaaaaactcaaccggctgggtgttgactggccagtcagctgacaaacctggtatgccagtgaagggatgtgcaagagggaaaaaaagaaaaattgtcagtccaatcactggtgaaaacacttgcaaaatcgtccgtttcctcagtggtttcgtcgtctgtgtctgtctcatctgctggcacatgttcctcactttcctctccattgtaaacactctcttcagcggccgaatctatttctagttcatcgggatctggttcaaattcactgtccgaagaatcatcattatctccttcgacatcagagccttcagtttggatcatttccaaagcatcttcgacgctgagtaacatttcacctctccgaccgtgtcgaacacttcgccgtgacgccatcttgtcaaacaacttacaaagctgacagggggcacgctttgttatcaactgtggttgagcttatcgcgacacacacgcagcgtgtgtgaatgaaaagctgaccagaggtgacgtaagatatcacatctgcttttgattttcgcatccgacgcgtcacttcgacagcacgactttttaaaatccaagtccgcatatgcggacattggcatccaacgctttctccgacgatgtccatTCTTTTTGCAGCATTTCCACACATAACATTATGTGTGCTAACAGCTTTATTGAAGAACAGACTGATGTGGAAAGATGATATATCAAGTTGTTTATAATCCATAGGGGTCAGGGAGCTcgattttaacaatactattttcagtgctcttttatacatacggtggggaaaaaaaaatatcacgatGCTACAGCTGTCTCATAAGCTATTGCATGATCGATTACTGGAAGAATATGTGCAAAGAAATTGAGCTTCCGTGAATGAACATTGAGGGTCTTTTTAGTTTTACTAGCTGAAGTAttttccatcaatccagcgaaagcccaaacgttgctgtgctcAGGAAataactaaagccgtccagaaacaactaaacaatattgctcaatggtgcaaagacacaggatcttccattaatccagcgaaagcccaaacgttgctgtgcaccctcaacaacagaaccgcgagcaaatcaccaccacctgtgtcattcgacgggattcagatcgagaaaaccgaatgcctacgctacctcggtatacacttcgacaggatgctgaccttcagaaaacatacggaaaatactgttctcaaatgcaaaaaaggcctttcagtctcaAAAGCAATGggaaccaaaggtattgaacaacgctacctcttcctgctataccaatcactcgttctcagtgtgatcgaccacggacttgggctaacaacaccatctcaaagcaacctcctaaaattagaaagagttcaaaatgaagctatgaggctgatccttggaacatcaAAAGACACGTCCAcgggaaaccatgcgatacctgcttgaccttccttcagtgcaggccagaaacaagttagaacaggttagaccgacttcaaagcattagaaaaccctcaaaacccactgcatgacgcagtcaaagaaccaaaaggcagccgtctaggacgaggaagatcatggatggggcaagcagaagacacaatccagctagtatgccgactacaagacctgaaagaaacaaaagaatagaagaaaacagtaaagaagaggaaatCATATAcacagtcaccaaagaccaatccggatggggattcactgcaaaacaaaatggaaaaacaattagggaagagaatgctgcctacaaaatcacaacctccagcctaacgatagaatttgaagctgtgacacatgccctccagtgctatcgtccatccatatgcctggaaaccaacaggccatgattctaactgactcaatgaatctcatacagaaaattgaaaacggaatgggaagcccagagtggcataaggcaatgcgcaactttcagattaaaaaactcacatggtcatactgcccgggacatgcaggtgttaagggaaatgagcgagctgacagacttgctggtaacgcaacaccaacgagaggctcacatctaggaaaatcggaaatcctcagaaaagtcaagaatatcaaaagaacaggtacaaggccatcacaccatcgatcgccccaaagaaataaaagcagagagagggagcgccgTAAGTCTAAcagaaaggtagagcatgatgctttgcacatcaaacaaatatcggcatcattccAACCAACAtggcgcaaatttcttcaaaacggaacaagtctctgtgggcttttcaaaatacaatagactgagcaacacactatacgccacgttcttggcatcagagatcttttcccatcctcttgcggccagtcagtggcagcctctgtgcgtgtgtgtatgtttgtgtgtatgtgtgggtctgtgtgtttgagtgcgtttgtgcatgcacaagggtgtaagtgtacacaagtgtcaggagaattatgtgcacgtgcgtatgtttgtgtgttgtgtgtgtgaggggaggtggggtgccggtgggagggggggtagaggatgagataTGTGAGTGTattgcatgcctacactgtggggaACAAcggggatattggaacgtgcggatgtgtgtgtgtgtatatatatatatagatatatatatatatatatatatatatgtgtgtgtgtgtgtgtgtgtgtgtgtgtgtgtgtgtgtgtgttgtgtgtgtctagggggttgggggtgggggatatggccgtatgtgtgtgtggcttcacaagtaagtgttcatctctgtgtgtgtgtgtgttgggtgtgtgtcggaagctgcgatacgtagcctagaaatgagtgtgtggaggagggggtagaggaagtgcagggtaatgtgtgtgtgtgtgtgtgtgtgtgtgtgtgtgtgtgtgtgtgtgtgtgtggtgtgtgtgttggggctcatgtacgtgtatgtgtatttgactgtgctttcataaaactgcatgtttggcgcatatctgtcgtgcatgtgtgggtgtatgtgtgaatgtgtgtcttcatcttttacatttatttgcttatttatcatcattgttgtcctatttattgatttattttgtttatttatttatttatttatttatttattattattattattattattattattattattattatattattattattatcactactttttcatattataattattacttatttattatctatttatgtgtttatttacttatttaaatacgcttatctattatttattcacctttttttccaaggcctgactaagcgcgttgggctacgctgctggtcaggcatctgcttggcagatgtggtgtaggtgtatatggatttgtccgaacgcagtgacgcctccttgagcttctaaatttgaccatgtttctcctctccttcagtctctccactgttgcctgtttctgatcgaatagactataagctatccactctgaccttttctgcagtcaacggatctggcccaaagtatctttctgaactcatccatatctataccccgtctcgccagctccgttcttcctctgatactcgacttctcaggatacctcacgtcagaagtaagacctatggacacagatcgtttcttttcaatcgccaaagacgtggaacaagctccctgataacctccgtcattctgattccctcgcatcttttaaatctcgtctcaaaactcaccttttccctcagcaataagttcagtttggcaggcccacaactacatgcatgtatatgaatgtgtattgtgtgtgcgtgtgtttatgtaagtatgtgcctgcctatgtgtgtggtatgtgttagggtagctgttagatacacatgtatgttaaaatgtatgtatgcagtgtgcgtgcgtgcgtgcgtgcgtgtgtgtgtgtgtgtgtgtgtgtgtgtgtgtgtgtgtgtgtgtgtgtggtcacattttggtgtgtgtatgtacacagatataatgttttatgttatcaaaagcgtttttgtaaagcacttagagcagatttctggatagtgtgctatataagtatccattattattattattattattattactgaaacTGAAGTATTTTGTTAGAGAGACGTTTTCCTAAGactgatcagtccaagatagatatttgtcaataatgacacccagcatttatgtgaatctacctcttcagttCTATTGACGCCTAGGATTAGTGATTTGAAGTtatgtgtctttctttgtattttttgttgcgtacatacatacatgcacttcgatTTTTTAGCAATTAAGGACATGTAATTCAATTGTGTCCAATCGTTGAGCTTCAGATTATCATCTTAAAGTTCATCAGTTAGCTTACAGgtgtctgaattgcttgaatgtatgGATGTGTCATCAGCAATATTTCGCATTTActtttcatataacaaggtaagtcgttaacataagtggagaataaaagtGGTCCTAAGATGGATCCTTGTGGTACTCTATGTTTGATAGATGTAAAagttgaggtttgattatttactgttactgtttcctgtcagaaagaaaagattgtaaaaGGTGAGTATATTCCGGTGGTAATTTATAACCTTCTGATtcacgtagtaacaaggagtgttTGATTGCATCAAAAGCTTCTTTGTTTTTCTAAATCTATAAAGATAAGACTCGTAAGTCTATTTTTATTTATGCTATGTAGAAGACTGtccgtgtgttgtgtgagggCTGAATGACAAGAATGACTTTTACAGAATCcggactggtcttcatggatttgGTTGTTgacaaagagataagaatataaagaTTTTTGCAAGTGTTTTGCATTGGGTTTagacaacagacaagacagaaaaggtGGATCCGAAGAATCCCCTGACCTGATTTGTACAGcggaatgactctagcctgcttgaatcTTGAAAGTAAACCTTTCTTATCAATACACAGATTGTAAAGATACGT is a window of Babylonia areolata isolate BAREFJ2019XMU chromosome 34, ASM4173473v1, whole genome shotgun sequence DNA encoding:
- the LOC143277547 gene encoding uncharacterized protein LOC143277547; amino-acid sequence: MCCPSIWQTTWMFCCVIYMMASSGLCADYEMECDTGKIEVDSNHVWTGRVDTSKLGGGNCLFDEVTKVVFRMTNADEDICTVPYPECNQEHHKTNQNECWCESSSGNLNTYKLNIFFEERFDGDNLRITSNCASTGYEFTYTDCVDLERGLLLSEKLGIGLGVTAFLLVLAGAIVVGVYCYKKNRSGKQTSGNEGNPHENR